In Rhodanobacter humi, the genomic stretch AAGCCGAGCAGGCGGCGGCCGTCGCTCTCCAGCCACGGGCCTTCCGCGTGCTCGATGGTGCGCAGGCGGCGGCGCAGGTTGGCTTGATCGCGTTCGAACGTCTGGATGGCCAGGCGTTCGAGCAGGTCGGGGCGTGAGGCAAGAGTGGCCCCCTCACCCCGGCCCTCTCCCCCAATCGTTGCTTGGGGGAGAGGGGATTCAAGCTTCGAGGCTTGGTGGAGAGAAGGGGTGATCGGCATGGCTTTTACTCCCTCTCCCCCAACGACGAAGTCGTTGGGGGAGAGGGTTGGGGTGAGGGGGGCTTTGGCATGTCAGTCATCGTTGGGGAGGGAGCAAATGCGCCCCCTCACCCCAACCCTCTCCCCCAAGCGGGGCTTGGGGGAGAGGGAGTCAGAAGCTCACGCCGCTGCGCTGCAGCCGCAACCGTTGCCGCAGCCTGCGTCGGCGGCTTCCATGATGTCCGCATGCACCGTGCCCGCTTCCTCCACCACCTCCATCGCATGCAGGTCGAGCCGGCGGAACAGCGCGCGATCGTGCTCGGTATCGGGGTTGCCGGTGGTGAGCAGTTTTTCGCCGTAGAAGATCGAGCCGGCGCCGGCGTGGAAGCACAGCGCCTGCACGGCGTCGTCCATCTGCTGGCGGCCGGCGGAGAGGCGCACGATGGACAGCGGCATCAGGATGCGCGCCACCGCGATCGCGCGCACGAACTCGAACGGATCGAGCGGCTCGGCATCGGCCAGCGGCGTGCCCGGCACTGGCACCAGCTGGTTGATCGGCACCGACTGCGGGTGTTCGGGCAGGTTGGCCAGTGCCTGCAAGAGGCCGGCGCGCTGCGCGCGCGTCTCGCCCATGCCCACGATGCCGCCGCAACAGGTCTTGAGGCCCGCATCGCGCACCTGCTCCAGCGTCTGCAGGCGGTCCTGGTATTCGCGGGTGTGGATGATTTCGCCGTAGAACTCCGGCGCGGTGTCGATGTTGTGGTTGTAGTAGTCGAGGCCCGCGTCCTTGAGCTGCTGCGCGTGGCCGTCACCCAAGAGGCCCAGCGTGGCGCAGGTTTCCAGGCCGAGATCCTTCACCGCGCGCACGATTTCGGCGACCTTCGGGATGTCGCGATCCTTCGGTCCGCGCCACGCCGCGCCCATGCAGAAGCGGCTGGCGCCTGCGGCCTTGGCGACCTTCGCGCGCGCCAGCACGGCGTCCACTTCCATCAGCTTCTGCGCCGCCACGCCGGTGTCGTAGCGCGCGGCCTGCGGGCAGTAGGCGCAGTCCTCGGGACAGCCGCCGGTCTTGATCGAGAGCAAGGTGGATACCTGCACCGCGTTCGCGTCGTGGTGTTCGCGGTGCACGCAGTGCGCGCGGTGCAGCAGTTCGTTGAACGGCAAAGCGAACAGCGCGGCGACCTCGTCGCGGGTCCAGTCGTGGTGGATCAGGGCTTCGGGCATGGGGGAGGCTCCGGGGCAGAGGCCGCGAAGTGTGGGCGGTGCGGCATGCTGCGTCAACTTGGCGTGTAGTGGCGCTGGTTGACGGAAAGTCGAAAAAAGAAAGGCGGCCCACGGGCCGCCCTCTCACGCCTCACTACTCTTCACCCACTCCCCGCTACTTGCCCCGCGCCGCCTTCACCTGGTCGGCGGTGACCAGCCTGGCCTGGTTGCCCCACGAAGTGCGCTCGTGGTTCGCGATATCGGCGATGTCCGCATCGTTCAACGCGGCGGCGAACGGCGGCATCGCGCTGGGGTAGTTCGTGCCGTTGATGGCTTCGCCGTGCAGGCCGTTGAGGATCGTGGCGATCTGCTTGGCGGGGTCGTCATCCAGCACCGCGGGGTTGTCCTTGAGCGGCGGGAACGCGCCGGGCAGACCCATGCCGGTGGCCTGGTGGCAGGCCGTGCAGTTGGCGGCGTACAGCGTGGCGCCACGTGCCGCGTCGAACTTGTAGGGACCGCTGGCGGCGGCCGGTGCGGGCGCGGGGGCCGCGGTCACCGGCGCCTTGCTGATCGGCGGTGCGGCCGCGGGCTCCGCGCCCGGCGCGCCCACCAGCAGCACGCCTTGTGCGCCCAGCACCATGTGCGCCATCGCATGGTCCACGAACGGGTACTTGCCCGGCTCGTCCACCTTCAGGTCGAACACCGCGCCTTCGCCCGGCCCCACGCTCCAGGTGGAAACGCCGTCGATCGCCTGCGCCGGGTTGCCGCCCGGATAGACCTTGTCGAAGATCGCGCCGATCACGT encodes the following:
- the bioB gene encoding biotin synthase BioB → MPEALIHHDWTRDEVAALFALPFNELLHRAHCVHREHHDANAVQVSTLLSIKTGGCPEDCAYCPQAARYDTGVAAQKLMEVDAVLARAKVAKAAGASRFCMGAAWRGPKDRDIPKVAEIVRAVKDLGLETCATLGLLGDGHAQQLKDAGLDYYNHNIDTAPEFYGEIIHTREYQDRLQTLEQVRDAGLKTCCGGIVGMGETRAQRAGLLQALANLPEHPQSVPINQLVPVPGTPLADAEPLDPFEFVRAIAVARILMPLSIVRLSAGRQQMDDAVQALCFHAGAGSIFYGEKLLTTGNPDTEHDRALFRRLDLHAMEVVEEAGTVHADIMEAADAGCGNGCGCSAAA